In a genomic window of Strix aluco isolate bStrAlu1 chromosome 3, bStrAlu1.hap1, whole genome shotgun sequence:
- the MDH1 gene encoding malate dehydrogenase, cytoplasmic, translating to MGEPIRVLVTGAAGQIAYSLLYSIAKGDVFGKEQPLVLVLLDITPMMTVLEGVVMELQDCALPLLREVIPTDKEEVAFKDLDIAILVGSMPRREGMERKDLLKANVKIFKSQGAALDKYAKKTVKVVVVGNPANTNCLIASKSAPSIPKENFSCLTRLDHNRAKSQIALKLGVSANDVKNVIIWGNHSSTQYPDVNHAKVNVKGKEVGVYEAIKDDSWLKGDFILTVQQRGAAVIKARKLSSAMSAAKAICDHVRDIWFGTPVGEFVSMGVISDGNSYGVPEDLIYSFPVVIKDKTWKFVEGLPINDFSREKMDLTAKELTEEKETAVEFLSSA from the exons ATG GGTGAACCTATCAGAGTCCTGGTGACTGGAGCAGCCGGGCAGATTGCTTACTCACTGCTCTACAGCATTGCCAAGGGAGATGTCTTTGGGAAAGAACAG CCTCTTGTTCTTGTGCTGCTGGATATCACCCCCATGATGACTGTATTGGAGGGTGTAGTGATGGAGCTGCAGGACTGTGCTCTACCACTGCTGAGag agGTCATTCCAACAGACAAGGAGGAAGTTGCATTCAAAGACCTTGACATAGCAATTCTGGTTGGCTCCATGCCAAGGAGAGAGGGCATGGAGAGGAAGGATTTACtcaaagcaaatgtgaaaatttTCAAGTCTCAGGGTGCAGCCTTGGACAAGTACGCCAAAAAGACTGTCAAG GTCGTGGTAGTTGGGAATCCAGCAAATACTAACTGCCTGATTGCATCAAAGTCAGCCCCATCAATACCAAAGGAAAACTTCAGCTGCTTAACTCGTTTGGATCACAACAGAGCTAAATCTCAG ATTGCTCTGAAACTTGGTGTGAGTGCTAATGATGTGAAGAATGTCATCATCTGGGGCAACCACTCCTCCACTCAATATCCAGATGTTAACCATGCAAAGGtaaatgtgaaaggaaaagaagtggGAGTTTATGAAGCTATAAAAGATGACAGCTGGCTGAAGGGAGACTTTATCCTG ACTGTTCAGCAACGTGGAGCAGCTGTTATTAAGGCTAGGAAGCTGTCCAGTGCGATGTCAGCTGCCAAAGCTATCTGTGATCATGTGAGGGACATCTGGTTTGGCACTCCAGTG GGGGAATTTGTTTCCATGGGAGTCATTTCTGATGGCAATTCTTACGGTGTTCCTGAAGACTTGATATATTCATTCCCTGTTGTGATCAAG gACAAGACCTGGAAGTTTGTTGAGGGTCTTCCTATTAATGATTTTTCTCGTGAGAAGATGGATCTGACTGCTAAGGAGTTAACTGAAGAGAAGGAGACTGCTGTGGAATTCCTCTCCAGTGCATGA